The genomic interval GAAAAAGGAGGACATAATTGGTAGTTACTGTAGACATTGAATAGTACGTGAACAGTGCGGTGAATATGAAGCACCAAATAATAAgtattattaaatatatatatatatatatatatatacaggctCGATCATAAGAGGACGTCCGTTAAACTGAGATTGTGCGGATGTCTAGGTGTCACCATGTTAGTGGTTGGTAGAAACATTCAACAAGACTGCTTTTTTGTTCAGCTTAATTTGTGGGTCGcacatcttcatcttctctaagctTCACTTCACGGCTGCACTAGCTTATCATCTTCCTTTATACTTCAACAATTCATACCCAGCAGTATTAGCCTTGATTTCATTCTTTTGCTTAAAGATACTTGAATTGAATGTGTAAAACGAACTTCACATCATTGAtctctgattttttttctcaattgaTTTATAGTAATGAAATTATGCGGATGTCCAGGTGTCACCATGTTACTGGTTGGTAGAAACATTCAACAAAACTACTTTTTTGTTCAGCTTAATTTGTGGGTCGCACATCTTTATCTTTTCTAAGCTTTACTTCACGACTGCACTAGTTTATCATCTTTCTTTATACTTCAACAATTCATACCCAGCAGTATTAGCATTGATTTCATTCTTTTGCTTAAAGATACTTGAATTGATTGTGTAAAACGAACTTCACATCATTGatctctgatttttttttcttctagatTGATTCATAGTAATTAGTAAATCAATCTCaacccaaaaataaaaactcatTAATCAATGCATAGGTAGCCATGACTTCGGTAGAGATCGATTACAACTTTATATGGAGGATTGAAATAAATCAAACGCATAGCCAAAGacataagaagaagaagaagagaaaagaaaatgatggtTACCTCCCCAAATTTTATAATCGTACTGACGGAGAGAAGTGCCTATATGAAGGTGGAGGATGAAATGGTTGGTCAATGAACTCAACCCACCTTGTTATGATTGTTAATAATTGAACTTATATGAATCTTTAGTATTCTGGGTTTGGTTTTGGGAAAGGTTTTTCCAATTGAATGAGTTAGAAGATGAAGGCGGGACCTCACAATGATTGAAATGAAACTGAATTGTTGAATGTTTTCATTAACCAATGACACGTGGCTCATCCGCACTATTTCAAATTCACAGACGTCCGCTCAAGATCCttcgtatatatatgcaaataTGTATTGTAGGGATGATGTAGATGGCATCAAGGAAAGTGGACAAGCACATATGTTGATTGAGCTGGAAGGTAAGTACTATGCGCATCGAGTGGAAATGATGTCAAGTGCAACAATGACCCTTCCCAAGGACAAACGTAAATTGCCAACTCCATTTACAATTAGCAGGATTTTTTTTCCGATACTATGAGCTTGAGAAGGATGAGAGGAAGTACCTTGTATTTGTGGCAGGTCAAGGCTTGACTATGCTGTAATCTCTATGTATATCAACTGATATGGAGAATAGACGTCTTGTTGACTAGTATCGTCACAGTAGTATCAGTTTCAGGATTCAGATTAAGAGATGCATTCTGTTGGACCTCACTTTTATTTTGACCCAATGTTATGGCCCAGCTGTCCTTTGGCCCATTTATGAACTGTATATGTAATACCTACGCTAGTAGAAGGCATGAATGAACAATTATCCAGTATTATTTCAATTCATGCCTTTATCTTCTTCTGCACTTACTTTCGGCATTTTCATTACGTGCAACTTCATTTCTTATTCAACAAACCAACCTAGATCTGATCTCCCAAATAGAATGAACCCTAAGACAGATTAGTCCATCAACAACCAACAAATAGAAGGTGATAACCCTGAACAAGGTTATTGGGCTGACATACTAGTCCATCAAAAACAAACAGTGTGTTCCACTGAACCTCAAGTTACCAAGAGCTCTCCTACAAGGCTAAAGGTTTTCAAGAAATGGTTTCCCGGGTTCTTAAAAGATCTGTCAAATCATCCAACTTATCCTCTCTCATCTCTAAAAGAAGATTTCCGGGCTAAGTTTGCGTTAGAAATGGATCATTCATCTTTGGGCTTCACTAAGCTTAGTGACTTTCTGAAGGATTTCTCCAATTTATGCACTGTTGAGATGCTCCCCATGAGAAAATGTCGATCTACCACTCACATGATATTCAGCCTATAATATCCAGTCCCCAGTGCAGACACCTTCAGGACCTAAGAGGGACTACATGTATCTCTTGGGTTTTGACAGATTGTGTTATTCTCACTAGTGATAGTCGTGGTTCAACTTCAAGGAATGAATTAGATAAATTGATtgtctttcttttttatacACACATAGATAGAGGCCCTTTCACTAACTCTCTTAAGTAGTTTTCTTTGTGTGTTCAGTGGGAGATACATATTCTAAATTCAGAGAGATGACTCCGTGCATACTCACCTGAAGCTTCCGAAACATGTACCTACATGAAGCGGAATGTGAGTGAGGAGATCTTAAACGGAATAGACATAAACTCAGTTCAGAAGTTGGGGAAGCTTACAGAGGGAAGGGACTTCGAAGATAAGAAGGCTTAAGTTGAGATTTAAATCGGCGGAATACAAGATAAGGTCAGTTGATCACTTTTCATCTACTTTAATTCATATGAATATTTACAAAGGAGATTTGAACAAACAGTATatcaattaatttatttcgtTAATTAACACTGTTAGTGACTTTATTCGTCACCAATTTTAAAGAGCATTTTCATCACTCCATTTTCCCCACCCCTTCGCTGTCACAAGCTCACAATACAAGCACTCATTGAGTCATTGACAGATTCTACCAACTAGACAGTCTGGCCTCATTTTGTGCCATCCTGTTTCGAATAAAATTTAACCACATAAGATTCTCTACAAGGCGGCCATAGAATATTCCGACCAAAAACATTAACCATATATGAACAAAAAAGCCGAATAATTCACAAATCACCAAGAAAAAATTGAACTATTGAAAATTACTATGACTATTCCTCACTGTACACGTCTCTCAATTTCCAAGCCCAAAAAACACTTGGCAGCCCAAACCTAAAAACTTGCCGGCAAATTAAAGAATCCAATGCCTAAAACCTACTACTAACCCCAATCAAAACGACAACCCCTCTCACACAAAACGACAACGCATTACAACTACTGCCTCAGCTCCTTCCGGAGCTTCTGAGAAAACGGCCGGCAAGCATCCATGCTCAGATCCATCGCCGCCGCCAACGCCACGTAAGCGGCCGCGTCCTCCGTGCATGTCACGTGCTGCACTCCGACCTCCACCTCGGGTTTGCTACACTTCCCGATCCCCTCCACCGTCGACGACATCACAAACCCCCTCTGCAGCAGCTGCGGGATCAACCCGAACCCGAAGTCGGACCCGGAACCCGACCCGGGCCTCGACGACCCGGACCCGCCCGACCCGAAGTCCAAGCTGCTGTGCGGGCTGTTCACCGGCGTCAGACTCGACGTCAGGTCGATCGTGAACTTCCCGCCGTCGGATGCGCTGACGGTGGAGTTGGCCAGAATCGTGCTGAGGACCTCGAACTTGTACCCGACGGTGTCAGAGCCGCCGCTCTCCAGCCACGCCTCGAGCCGGCCCCACGGCTTCCAGGTCCCGTCCTCCGGCCGCAGAATCAGCCACGCGCCGGGGTTCGACCGGCTCACGCGCTGTGAGCCGGGTGACGCAACGAATGGCGTCACCATCGACGCCGCCGCCACCGGCGAGCCGGAGAGGTCGTGGATCGTTAACGACCAGCCTTTCCTCTCTTTCGCGCTCTGCTCCTTCTGATTGGTCCCCATGAACGGCCCTAACCAATTTCTCGGTGTCCCTGGCTCCGACATTGACCTAAACCCCAAGAAACAAAAATCACGATCAAAAAATAAGGACTAAAATGTCGTTTAATAAAGGACTAAATTGCAATATAAAAGGGTTTCAGTTTGGACTAAATTGCAAAAAGAAAGTTGAACTAACTAACCGTGATTGCATATCGGCGGCGTTACGGAAGCCAAACTTGCAAGTGAAGACGGGCTGCTTCACATTCCCCTGAACCTGAAACACTTGCGGACTACACTCGGGTTCTCCGTCGAACTTGAATACGAATCTCGGGTCGGGTTCGGCCCGGACGCTCAAAAAGAATTGCGACTGACCCGACCCGTTCTTCTTCCCACCGATTCCAATCCAGCCGTTCTGGTACACCACCGGTCTGGCCTCCGCGGCGGCGAGGTCGGCGAGCGGGACGGTGACGCGGCCGATGAGCTTGGCGGAGTTGAGGCCGCAGGTGGCGCCGCGGCGGCCGGTGTAGATCGAGATCGAGAGGGAGGGTTTCTTGGAGGCGAGGGCTTCGATTTGGGGCTTGCTGAGGTTGAAGCAGGCGTTGAGGGAGTGGGAGCGGGAGGAGGACTGAGCTCCGGCAGCGGCGTCGTGGAGGACGAGAGGGACGGCGGAGAATTGGTGGGGGAAGTTGGTGAGCTTGACTTTGCAGAAGCAGGGGGAGGAGGAAGGGTGGACGGTGGAGAAGGAGGGTTTGGAGACGCTGGGAAACTTGAGGGTCAAGTCTCCGATGAGGATCCGTACAAACGGGCACGGATCCATGTTTAGACGGGTCGGGTCAGGAAAGAGGGAGAGCTTTGAGTTCTTTGAATTTGGGGATTTGGAGAGAGAAGTAGGGAGAGAGATGGAATAATATAAAGAGAGGGAACGTgaagattgaagaagaagaagaagaagaagaagactgaaGGGATTATAGGATGAAGAGGAAACAGGCTGTAAATGACAGCGAGAGAATGGTGTGGATATTAGGGGAGGCGGGGATAGGGCGCGGCCGACCTCAGTCTTTGGAATCATGCGCTCACTTTCCTTTGTTtttcattgaatttttttcaccaacagtccctcaactctggtgtacctaccaatgtgatacctcaactcttaatcgtaccaatgtgatacccagactctagtattgctatcattgaagtacttccgttagtttttttcaacttttccgttatcttggtgacgtggcaggtacgtgaggcccacaaggagggttaaaagacaaaattaacctcatctgagaggagcaatgtttttcccgccctttaccttgagaaagacacccaacaattccaattttggcgccaattttccatccctactccttaatttgtgtctcttatctaaactaaagaactaccgccaaccagtcgaccacaatctgataaaatctagatcaatctcattttctatttttaccctagcacttgttaaactaacagaataaatctGGTACATTaatgtggcaactaatggtacttaaacatgtatttgaatttcgttaagttatgtgtttttatattcttatgagattgtggaaatgagatgttccatataaatttctatatttattctgttagtttaacaagtgctagggtaaaaatagaaaatgagattgatctaggttttatcagattgtggtcgactggttggcggtagttctttagtttagataagagacacaaattaaggagtagggatggaaaattggcgccaaaattggaattgttgggtgtctttctcaaggtaaagggcgggaaaaacattgctcctctcagatgaggttaattttgtcttttaaccctccttgtgggcctcacgtacctgccacgtcaccaagataacggaaaagttgaaaaaaactaacggaagtacttcaatgatagcaatactagagtctgggtatcacattggtacgattaagagttgaggtatcacattggtaggtacaccagaattgagggactgttggtgaaaaaaactcttttttcattttattttccttttatcTGGTCAATGTGGATATTGGGGGATTTAATGGCTTGAATATGATGCTAAAACAACCCGCTGccaggaattttttttttgaatgcaATAAATTTATTGAGATTTTGGGAAATAGAATGTGGAGAAATTTCATAGTTGTGTATTAGCTATGGCAGTAATATGAGTAATCTTAATAGTGTCTGTCCGGATATTATGAGTATGCACAAACATTTGTCTGGATATTAACATGTCAGTTTCTTTTATCTATAACAAAGGTTTTGATAAGGATTAGATGGCGGTAAGAATTTtacatgaaaaataaaatgctTCCATGTTTGTGTTTTGTACTTTAATTTCTCTTGGTTGTACATTGTTTATTACAAATGAATGTGATTCCATGTAGAACTgcaaataattttatatattatagTGGAAGTGTATCCGGTTAAAAACATTTACCAAAATGATAGTAAAGACTTCTCAAAATACTGTAACTGTTTTTAGTATCAGTACTAACAATTACAGCTCTAAAAATATATGTGATAACATAATGATACTTTAACCCGCACTGAGACTCCAACTATCTACACGCATAACACTCAGTCAATTTAGTTTTGCATGCGAAAACTTTTTATCGCACGTCCAAGTCTTCAATTTATCATACGTGGTTTAAAAAACAATTCCAACACAGAAAATGAGAGTGGATAAATTATGTACACACGATTAGCTATACCAGGGGTTATATCATCTCAAGCAGTCAATGGATGTTAGATGAGCTACTTGGTATACACATTGTGGGCACACTAAGACTCTCACGCATAAGGGCGGGCGGagttaaaatttcataataagttgggttagaaaaaaaattacgagttatttatgaatttatataaaattttaaggtgtattaatatttaaaatttaaatttagttaaaaaaataaatattttaataattttaagTATATTACAGTCCACCGTGACCAATGTGTGACTATGTCATTGCTCACGCATCCAGCTCATATTCCCAAACATAGAAAGGGATGTAGAATAGTGAAGCtgaatatttaaataaggtaTTTTCATGCGTGGGGTGTAAGGCGCATCGGGTTTAGCTGGATCACAATG from Argentina anserina chromosome 2, drPotAnse1.1, whole genome shotgun sequence carries:
- the LOC126782571 gene encoding uncharacterized protein LOC126782571, coding for MDPCPFVRILIGDLTLKFPSVSKPSFSTVHPSSSPCFCKVKLTNFPHQFSAVPLVLHDAAAGAQSSSRSHSLNACFNLSKPQIEALASKKPSLSISIYTGRRGATCGLNSAKLIGRVTVPLADLAAAEARPVVYQNGWIGIGGKKNGSGQSQFFLSVRAEPDPRFVFKFDGEPECSPQVFQVQGNVKQPVFTCKFGFRNAADMQSRSMSEPGTPRNWLGPFMGTNQKEQSAKERKGWSLTIHDLSGSPVAAASMVTPFVASPGSQRVSRSNPGAWLILRPEDGTWKPWGRLEAWLESGGSDTVGYKFEVLSTILANSTVSASDGGKFTIDLTSSLTPVNSPHSSLDFGSGGSGSSRPGSGSGSDFGFGLIPQLLQRGFVMSSTVEGIGKCSKPEVEVGVQHVTCTEDAAAYVALAAAMDLSMDACRPFSQKLRKELRQ